Part of the Sinomonas atrocyanea genome is shown below.
CGCGACGGCCGCCTCCTCGGACCAGCCGCAGGTCACCGCCGCGGCGGATGCCGTGGTCCCCTTTGCCCGAGCCTCCGTGGGCAGCGCCGCGGACCCGGACGGGCGCCTCAAGCAGATGCTCGGCGCCGAGTCCGCGGGCGGCATCACGCCGGCCCAGGCGCAGCACGCCCTCGGCGCCCCGCTCGCCACGATGGAGCGGACCTCGCCGTTCGGCTACCGCGTGAGTCCCGTCACCGGCGCCCCGGACGAGTTCCACCGCGGCCAGGACTTCGCAGCGCAGTGCGGCACCGCCGTAAGGGCGGCGGCGGGCGGCACTGTGACCTTCGCCGGCTGGCACCCCTACGGCGGCGGAAACCGCGTGGTGATCGACCACGGCAACGGCCTCGAGACCACCTACAACCACCTCTCCTCCTTCTCGGTCTCCGTGGGGCAGAAGGTGGAGCGCGGGGCGGCCATCGCACTCAGCGGCACCACCGGCGCCTCCACCGGGTGCCACCTCCACTTCGAGGTCATGGTCAACGGCGAGGTCGTTGACCCCAACGGCTGGCTCTGAGGAGACGCCGGCGGGCACTCGCCGTCGTCTTCTTCCCCGCCCCGCAAGGGATCCGAGGGGCTCCCGGGAAACCGCCGTGTCCGTTTCGTGATGACCTGTTTTCTGGCTGTGATCCGAATGTGACATTTCGGGCGCCCTCAGGTAAGGTCGTTCCTGTTCCAGCTCCTACCAAGTTGGAACATCCGGGAAGAACGCCGAGCTCTGCCACTTCCCGGAGCCGTTCGCACATTCCGTCTGGCAGAGGCGGGGGAACCACTTTCGGCCTTCTGTTGTCTGGGAGGCCTTGGGGTTAAGCAGCCTGGCTCCGCCAGGCGGCCGGATACTTTCCATCCGAACCCGACAGCTCACCTCGTAGGCATTGGGAGAGGCTACAACTGTGTCGACTCGCACGTTGACTGCGCGCCATCGCGCCCTGCCGGTTCGCACGAGCCCACTTGAGGCTGTTGCGCACGCGGTTTCCGGCAACGCCGGCACCATCGGCCGCCAGGCGGCGGTCATTGCGGCGGCTTCGGGGCTGATCATCAGCGCCGGACTCCCCGCTCAGGCAGCAGAGACCTCCCGCGAGGCCTCCGCACTCTCCGACGTGGCCAGCGCCTCCGCGCCGAGCGTCGTCGCGTCCAATGAAGCCCAGGTCTCCTTCGAGCGCCCCGCCGTGACTTCGGTGGCGGCGCCGATCGTCGAGACGGCAGCCGGGCAGGCAGCACAGTCCACTGCTCCGGCCGCTTCCCTGGCCCCCGAGGGCAGCCTCAGCGTCCAGTCGTCTGCGCCGCGCCTCGCGGCCGCGGCCAGCGCTCTCGGCTCGACTCTGGCAGGCATCGCCTACACCGGCATCGGCCACCCCTACGTGTGGGGCGGCACGACCCCCGCCGGCTGGGACTGCTCGGGCTTCACTCAGTGGGTCTACGCTCAGGCTGGCATCAGCATCCCCCGCGTCCAGGCGTGGTCCATCATGCACCAGACGGCGACGCCCGCCCCTGGTGACCTGGTGGTCCAGAACGGCGGCGCGCACGTGGGCATCTACGTGGGCAACGGGATGATGATCAGCGCTCTCAACCCTTCCCAGGGCACGCTGCTCCATGCGGTGAACGCTACCGGCTCGTCCGTCTTCTACACCCTCAACTGAGACCAATCCGCATCTGGGCGGCGCGATGGACCGTGACCATGGCGCCCCTCCTTCAGGGCTGACCCCCTGCTGCCCTGAAGGACACGAAAACAGAGAGAGAACCC
Proteins encoded:
- a CDS encoding M23 family metallopeptidase, which codes for MTQSAVRGRRRADVPPRPRAAVPVPGAARRGRRAAERRGPMRQLAEIASVAGVGQKAGVALAATGLVLTVTVPTATQGAAATAASSDQPQVTAAADAVVPFARASVGSAADPDGRLKQMLGAESAGGITPAQAQHALGAPLATMERTSPFGYRVSPVTGAPDEFHRGQDFAAQCGTAVRAAAGGTVTFAGWHPYGGGNRVVIDHGNGLETTYNHLSSFSVSVGQKVERGAAIALSGTTGASTGCHLHFEVMVNGEVVDPNGWL
- a CDS encoding C40 family peptidase, producing the protein MTARHRALPVRTSPLEAVAHAVSGNAGTIGRQAAVIAAASGLIISAGLPAQAAETSREASALSDVASASAPSVVASNEAQVSFERPAVTSVAAPIVETAAGQAAQSTAPAASLAPEGSLSVQSSAPRLAAAASALGSTLAGIAYTGIGHPYVWGGTTPAGWDCSGFTQWVYAQAGISIPRVQAWSIMHQTATPAPGDLVVQNGGAHVGIYVGNGMMISALNPSQGTLLHAVNATGSSVFYTLN